From one Triticum urartu cultivar G1812 chromosome 3, Tu2.1, whole genome shotgun sequence genomic stretch:
- the LOC125544289 gene encoding protein trichome birefringence-like 38: MAPERPRHKLRLFLLAALACSLRAGAAAANTSTSTLAIRHKPASKPRHGSTRQHRPGPRGSHAGSGMASCNMFQGSWVYDEAMPMYDAAGCPFVEPEFDCQKYGRPDKLYLKYRWRPASCELPRFDGRDLLSRWKGKKVLFVGDSISLNQWESLVCMLHAAAPASRTSYSRGNPVSTVTFQDYGLSVAYYRSTYLVDIVDESIGRVLKLDSISGDAWLGADMLVFNTWHWWTHTGKDQPWDYVQDGAHVMKDMDRLTAFSKGMSTWARWVDSNVDTSKTKVYFQGISPTHFNGAQWGESSSSCAHQTQPIAGSTYPGGPLPAQGAVRNALNGMSKPVFLLDITLLSQLRRDAHPSAYSGGHPGNDCSHWCLAGLPDTWNQILYASLLA, encoded by the exons ATGGCCCCCGAGCGGCCGCGGCACAAGCTACGCCTCTTCCTCCTCGCCGCCCTCGCGTGCTCGCTGCGCGCAGGCGCCGCCGCGGCGAACACGTCCACGTCCACCCTGGCCATCCGGCACAAGCCGGCGTCGAAGCCGAGGCACGGCAGCACGAGGCAGCACCGGCCGGGTCCGCGGGGGAGCCACGCCGGCAGCGGCATGGCGTCGTGCAACATGTTCCAGGGCAGCTGGGTGTACGACGAGGCGATGCCCATGTACGACGCGGCGGGCTGCCCCTTCGTGGAGCCGGAGTTCGACTGCCAGAAGTACGGCCGCCCCGACAAGCTCTACCTCAAGTACCGGTGGCGCCCCGCCTCCTGCGAGCTCCCGAG GTTCGACGGGCGGGACTTGCTGAGCAGATGGAAGGGGAAGAAGGTACTGTTCGTGGGGGACTCCATCAGCCTGAACCAATGGGAGTCGCTGGTGTGCATGCTGCACGCGGCCGCGCCGGCCTCCAGGACCAGCTACAGCAGGGGCAACCCCGTCTCCACCGTCACGTTCCAG GACTACGGGCTGTCGGTGGCGTACTACCGGAGCACCTACCTGGTGGACATCGTCGACGAGTCCATCGGCCGGGTGCTGAAGCTCGACTCCATCTCCGGCGACGCGTGGCTCGGCGCCGACATGCTCGTCTTCAACACTTGGCACTGGTGGACCCACACCGGCAAGGACCAACC ATGGGACTATGTGCAAGACGGGGCTCACGTCATGAAAGACATGGACCGGCTCACGGCCTTCTCCAAGGGGATGTCCACATGGGCCAGATGGGTGGACTCGAACGTGGACACCTCCAAGACCAAGGTCTACTTCCAGGGCATCTCTCCGACACACTTCAA TGGAGCTCAGTGGGGGGAGAGCTCCAGCAGCTGCGCACACCAGACGCAGCCGATCGCGGGGTCGACGTACCCGGGCGGGCCGCTTCCGGCGCAGGGCGCGGTGCGGAACGCGTTGAACGGCATGTCGAAGCCGGTGTTCCTGCTGGACATCACGCTGCTGTCGCAGCTGAGGAGGGACGCGCACCCGTCGGCCTACAGCGGCGGCCACCCGGGCAACGACTGCAGCCACTGGTGCCTTGCCGGCCTACCCGACACCTGGAACCAGATCCTCTACGCCTCGCTCCTTGCATAG